In Halalkalibaculum roseum, a single window of DNA contains:
- a CDS encoding YceI family protein — MTTATKTLWKIDPMHSEVQFKVKHLVISTVTGSFGSYDGKIEAEGEDFKNAKATFTADIDSISTNNKDRDKHLKSDDFFNAEAFQQLRFESTNFDKIGDGKYKVNGELTIRDVTKEIELDVVHGGTVGDQYGQTKAGFEIEGIINRKEFGLTWSAVTEAGNVVVGDEIKLQLNVQFVRN; from the coding sequence ATGACTACAGCAACCAAAACATTATGGAAAATAGATCCGATGCATTCGGAAGTGCAATTTAAAGTGAAGCACCTGGTAATTTCTACGGTAACCGGCAGCTTTGGCTCTTATGATGGAAAAATAGAAGCGGAAGGAGAGGACTTCAAAAATGCTAAGGCAACTTTTACCGCAGATATCGACAGTATTTCAACCAATAATAAAGATCGCGATAAGCACCTGAAGTCAGATGACTTCTTTAATGCTGAAGCCTTTCAACAGCTGAGGTTTGAATCCACAAATTTCGATAAGATTGGGGATGGAAAATACAAAGTGAACGGAGAACTGACGATACGCGATGTTACCAAAGAGATTGAACTCGATGTGGTACATGGCGGTACGGTTGGCGATCAATACGGTCAGACCAAGGCCGGGTTTGAAATTGAAGGTATCATCAACCGGAAAGAGTTCGGGCTTACCTGGAGTGCCGTAACCGAAGCAGGTAATGTGGTTGTCGGCGATGAAATTAAACTGCAGCTGAACGTACAGTTTGTTAGGAATTAA
- a CDS encoding cyclic nucleotide-binding domain-containing protein — protein sequence MFERLKKSIEEHVTFTEEEWEFCKNSFRPRRMLKRQFLLQEGDVCRDLAFVESGALCSYSVDSKGNQHVQRFAFEGWWIADLQSFFTNKPSTMHIEILEDSELLMLGREKHEKLLEEIPAYERYHRIILQNAYVALQQRVENALGLTAEEKYARLIEHNPEFMNRVPLNLVASYLGMSPETLSRVRRQMST from the coding sequence GTGTTTGAACGTCTGAAAAAAAGTATTGAGGAGCATGTCACATTCACTGAAGAGGAGTGGGAATTTTGTAAGAATAGTTTCCGTCCGAGGCGTATGCTCAAACGGCAGTTTTTACTTCAGGAGGGTGATGTTTGTCGTGACCTTGCTTTTGTGGAAAGTGGTGCCCTCTGTTCCTATTCTGTTGATTCGAAAGGAAATCAGCATGTGCAACGTTTCGCTTTTGAAGGCTGGTGGATTGCAGACCTGCAAAGCTTCTTCACCAATAAGCCATCTACCATGCATATTGAAATTCTGGAAGACTCAGAGCTGCTGATGCTCGGTAGGGAAAAGCACGAGAAACTATTGGAAGAAATTCCGGCCTATGAACGCTACCACCGCATTATCCTTCAAAATGCTTATGTGGCCTTACAGCAGCGGGTGGAAAATGCACTGGGGCTTACGGCAGAAGAAAAATATGCCCGCCTCATTGAACATAATCCTGAATTTATGAATAGAGTACCGCTCAACCTGGTTGCTTCTTATCTGGGAATGAGTCCAGAAACCCTGAGCCGTGTTCGCAGGCAGATGAGCACCTAA